The DNA region CCCTCTCTGGGGTGAGCCCCGACCAGGGCTCTACAATGTCTTCCACGTCCTGGGGGTTTCTCCTGGCCCCCAGTTCTGAAGCCCTGGGATCTCGGGCTGCTACCTGGAGGCAGGGGTTTCTGAAACAAGGTCACGAGGCTCAGTCCTGCTCCCAGGGCAGCTCTGCAGATTCCTATGAGCTTATTGGGACAGCAGACCAAGGAGGCAGTCCTTATGAGCAGATTCCAGCTTGTTGGAGTGGCCCAGCCAGGCCTCCACATCCTGGGGCCAGTCCCACATATAGCAAACTGTCAAGGCCTGCAGACTGTGGCTATGAGAAGATCTTGGGGACCCCAGAGCTTCCAGAGCCTGGGAACACCTATGAGCAAATCCCAGCTGCCAAGAGCAAGGAGTCTGGACGAACACACAAGGTGAGCTCTATGCGTGGGATGGGAGGCTACCTGATCTTAGGGAACACCCGGTGATAGTAAGGGGACCTGAAACTTTTAGGCACTGGCAGGTCAGGACACTTCCATTGCCCACAATTTTCTAACCCTGACATCCACCTGGTGGAGATAGTACCAAGAAAAGCAGCTGCTTGATTTGAGTGTTAGATGGGGCCTTCAAGCCCATCTAAGAGCTTTCTCTGCAGCAGACCAGGCTCTCTGGCCCTCTCTCAGCCACTGCAGGGGCCTTGGAGCTCTGAGAAATGAAGAAGGGCCCCTTAGCTCTAATCATGGTTGAGCCACGACCAGTTTTGTAACTTTGGGCAAGACAACTTCCCTGGCAACTACGGTTGCCAGATTCAGCATGATAAAATATAGAGCATATaagtaaatttgaatttcagataaacaataaatatttttttaaaaaaatgtctcaaGTAACTGCAATTATTCTCTATTTATCTGAATTCAAACTTAACTGGGCATTATATATTATTTGGCAACCCTATCCAGGACCTTTGTTTCCTGCTCTGTAAAATAATGGGCAGATCCTCTGGTTGTGTCCAGCAGCAGCTGCCCAAGGATAGTGCTACACATCCTCTTGTGCTCTGGACACAGCACAGAGAAAGCTCTTGGCGAATAGGGCTGTTAATTCTGAGGGTTTCTaataaggaagaagaggaaaacttgaggatctggagagcagagggaagcagttggGGTGGGGCTAGCCCAGGGTTCCCAGGGAAGCAAAGGAGGCCTCCTGTGCCCTCAGCTCTGGCTGCACTCTGCCTATACCTGGCAACAGTGGGATCACAGAGTCCCCTGCCTGTGGGCATGGCCTCAGACTCAGGCAATAGAAACCCTAGACACCCTGAGATCTTAGGTGAAAGGCCTCCAGGGAACCCCTCCAGCAACTCCCTCAGGGCAGGCTGAGCCCACGTCCCCCCACACAACAACCtctgaggtcctgaccctcctGGGCCAGTCAGTGGGCAGTCCTTTAAGGACCTCAGAAGCCACATCCCACGTCTGCTGGCTGTTGTCCTGTGTCTTCTCCTAAACCAGTGGCCCTGGATCAACCCTTCCCCGATTCTGCCTCACTAATGCAGAGTTAGGGCCCtagctggggtgcagaactggGGTTAGAGCACTCAGGGAGTAAGCTGAGctttattttccacttttttttttttcttttttttggtactccttcctcttccctcttcttaACCAGAGGCAGGTGAATCCTTCTGCCCAAACTGAGTTTCAGGCACTGAGAGAGGCTTGTAGGAGCAATCATCAATATTCCAATCTGGCCCCATTTCCTGGGCTTGGACCCCCAACCCCAGGCCAATGCTGATGGGTCCCTAAGCCAGGGTCTTTCCTCCCCTGTTCAGAGACCCCAGGTGTCAGCATCTTCTCCTTTATTGCAGCCTGACAAGCTCCGGAGGCTGTTCTTCGCAGACAAGAAGGCTAAATTCTGAGGAGGGCCTGGAATCCAGTGGGTTTCCTAGTATCCAGGCTATGCCAGGGATTACTGTGAAGCCCTCAGCTCACCTGCAGGTGGCCCTCGGATCCTTGGGCCCAACCAGTGCCCCAGAGACACAGACGGGATGCCTACCtgggaagaggtgggagggacttTCCAGCCACCTGCAGTTGCTGGCTGTGTCCTGTTTTCCCAGTGCCTCCGGTCCATGCAGAGGAGGGAATAAGGCCAGAGAATGGGTACTGGTCAAAGACAGAGGCCAGCAACCGTATTTCTTAGTTGAACATGTAGAGGCCTGGGCTGATGGACGGAGCCCACTTGCCAAACATGTGGCAGGCCCTGGCCAGGACAAATATTTTCCTAACAGGCTGAGTGACATCATGCAATTGCTCTTGAGAACAAAACCAGTTCCCCTTCTCAAGGACCTATCAGTAGGAAGGAGGGGACGGTCAGGAGCCATATCCTCTGCTTCTGTTCCCTGGGGACCAGAACAAGAAGCCAGGGATGTGGCTACAAAGACCTAGCCTCCAGGCCATGGCTGTAATCCTGGAGCAGGCCAGGCTCCCAAGAACTGCTCCTTGGCTATTCCCTGTCCCCTATTTTGATCCCAGCCTCACCATGCATGCTGGGCAGATCCTAAGAAGCACCAGTCCAATCTCTTTGtgctacagatgaagaaactaaggcctAGACAAGAGTAGGCCATTTGGCACCACAGAGCTGGTCAGGGCTTGAGCAGACACTTCTTAGTTAAGACAGGGTCCAGCTTGAGGTCAGCCTGAGATGGACTGATGGGTGACATCTAGAATACCCAGTGGACACCTAGTAGCCATCCCTGTGTGGCCAGGTCACCTCCTCACCTGCCTTTTGCTTTCAGCCAGTACTGACCTTTTGAGTGGATCTTAGACTCCATCCATGAGACCCAGCTACAACCTGGTGGCCCTATCTCTAAGGAGCCCTCAGAGTCTTGACTAGACACCAGGTCTGGACATAGGGCACTCAGGTCTCCTGCTCTGTCATTCCCTCAGGCCCGGCTAGCTGTTCCTGAGATCCTTCCTGTTTTGTCCTACATCCTTCCTCACTCATGAATCCCCACCTCTATAAGGGTGAGCACCTGGCTAGCTGTCCCCCTCTGCACTGCCTCCAGAGGAGACAGAGACCAGAATTAACCATCTCCAGATGGAAGATCATAGGggcccctcctctccaccccagaCGCTGGGCAGACTTGGCTTAGTGCACATTTGTAGGGAAGATCTATCCTTAGGGGCACTTGGCTATGCAACTTTCCCGTCAGAAAAATGGGCTATGAATCCCTACTCTGGGAGGAAGAGTTGAAAGCAAAGGTGCTAGCCCTGAGTCCACAAATGTTAGCAAGATTATTGTTATGAGTGAAATGGAAACAATCCTCCTCTGTCCTTTGTGGGGATCACTGGAAAATGTGAGGCATAGGTGTGATATGCCTTCCTCCCGAAGGCACAGCACTGAAACAAAAGTCAGAGTCTGAGGCGAAAGAGATGTGTGTAACCTTGTGAGGCAAGGCACTCTCAGTGGGATTTTAAGGACCAGGAGAATAGGTACCACTGAACATTTCCTAATGTTGGCAGACACCGAGTGTGTGGGACACAGAGTGTTTTACTATCAGGAGTTCACAAATCTGTGGACAGCACACACCAGTGAGAATTCCACATCATTGGGGAGGTTGGATAGGGTGGTGCTCAAACTCAGGGACAGACAGGGACAGAGCCCTTTGGACCCACCGCTCACACAGCTTCACATTGGGGAGTGGTGGGAAGAGGAACAGGCCAGAGTGGGGCACAGCTCAGCCTTGGATTTTGGAAGAAGATTATATAGCTCATTAAAAGcctgacctctctctctctctttttttttttttgtatttgctctGGGTGACTGGGGTATCAACCCAGCACATGGTCAAGTCAGACCCCACCACTTCCTGTTGggttttcttccttcccctcccaggaGGGACATTTCTGATGGGGAGAGAGGTGTGGATGGAAGGATCTGCTCAGGGGCTATGTGTCCTGGCGCTGGACCACTGGGAGCCCTGGGAAGGGTCCTACTCCTCACAACCCACTTCTCTcattaaggtttttttctttctttctttcttttttgctgaaAGGGCCACAGGAAATGTTCATGGGTGTAAACCCCAGAGGCTGCCGTTCCTTTCCTGGGAAGCATGCAGCCACACCTGTATGGGCAGCAGAGCTGGGTGGTGAGCTTCCAGGTCCTACAGCCTTGGCAGTGTCCTCAGATCCGGATGTGGAAAGTGCTGGAAAGAGAGCAAGGAAAGGAGAGGGTGAGAGGTCCTGGATGGGGCAGGTAGAGGCTCCTTAGGAAAAAAGAACTGGCCCACCCCTAGCCAGTTCCTTAGGGTAGCCTTGCACAGAGGCACAATTAATCACCCCAAGGGAAGGAAGGTTCAGAGGAACCAACAGCTATCCTCCAGGTTTCCAGCACCCGTCATAACTGAAGGACCTTCCGGGTCTGTATCCTTCCCAGGAGAGTCTGGTCCTTCAAAGAACAAGGCCAGCCAAACATGAAGGGGATCTGAGCCTTGAAGATAACCTATTGCTTCCTGGTCTGCACATCATTAACCATGGAAGTACCATAAGACCAGTCCTCCTAGATGTGGCCCCAACATTCTGATCTTCCCTCCCCAAGCCCAGTCCCTGGGGTGACAGCACCTGAGGAAATCAGGGGCCTTGGCGATCATGTCCTCAAAATCAGCAAAGCCCAGCTTGCCGTCGCCATCTAGGTCAGCTTCCTCTATGACTTTGTCACACACGAGCACCACCTCGTCCTCATCCAGCTCTGACTTGGTGAGCCGGGCCAGTGTCAGCTCCAGGTCCTCCTTGCAGATGAAGTTGTCAGTGTTGAAGTCTGTGGGGTGGGTGGCATGGATTGGAGATGTTTAGCCCAGGGATGGGTTCCTTCAGGTCTGGTCCTATAACACCCCTTTCTCCTTGCTGGTCACACTGACCTCTCCAAGCCTTTAAAGTCCCCAAAGCATTTCTAGGCATACTTTGGGGATACTGGATCTTTGTGCCAGCTGATGGGGTGCAAGAGGGTCTCACCCATAAAATATGGCTTAAATATCCAGTTAACAAGTTAACATTCAGAGTACCTACAAAACCCTACAATGACTATATGTATACCCAGTCAGAGACGGTTCCAAATCTGAGGCTCCCCAGGAACTTTGGGCTCAGGCCAAATGTCTCTTCTGGCCTTACCCTCTGTGGGCTTCTAGAGCTGAGGAAATCAAAGCTCAAGAAGGCCAAGTGACCGACTTAAGATCACAGAGACAGTCAGAGATGGAACAGAGATTCTGACTGGGGCCTACATGACTTTaagacctctgctttctaaatggGATCACATTGCCTAAGGCAGGCTTCAAGTCAAACATGTAGTCATACATCATGTTGTATATGATAAACACATACAATTTCACCTGtcaattaaacacacacacacacaccaagtcaGGAGATGCAGAAGCCCCTCAGAGGCTATTGGCTGGCCTTTATACACAGAACAGAGAGCATGGTTTGATTGTACTGAAAAAAAAGGCACTACCACTGCCCCAAACAGCAAAATGATTCAAGGAATGAGCTACACAAAGGATCATCATGGTGATGAACTCCACCCCTCCTCACCATTCTCAGCCCAACTGCCAGATCTTTGCACCTGCGGATTCTCCTGCCTGGGATGCCTTGCCCAGCAAACACCTGGGGGAAGTTTCCCTCAAATTCCCCCCCTGCCCAAGAGGGGCTTTCTAGACATAAGGGTCCCCTTCACTGAGCTCCTCCTGACACAGTTGCAGATTAGCCTACTAAGCTAACTGACATTAATGGTAGTGAGGAAGAGAATAACTGCAATATGAGCACAGCATGCTTTTcctcatttagtttttaaatgataCCTACTAGATAGGTAAACCTAGAATTCCCactctacagatgaggaaacagagttGGATCGGATGAGACCTGCCTGAGGTCCCCGGTGGGTGCTGGTACTAGAGCCTAAAGCCCTCGGGAGTACCCTGTACTGTCCACCTCCGCACTTGCTTGTGATGGCCTCCAGAGCAGGCACACGTGGGATTCATTTTTGCCACTGGAGGGACACGCAGGCAGTTCTCTGGAAAGACTTGCTGGCTGGCTGGATTCCTCTGCCCATTTCatgaaaggaaactgaggcctttGTGTGCTCTTCCCCGTCTTTGGTGGACAAAAACCCTTCCCAGAAGCAACATGTTGGGGTCTAAGTTTGGAGGGATGATGGGTGGAATTTGGGAAGC from Ictidomys tridecemlineatus isolate mIctTri1 chromosome 5, mIctTri1.hap1, whole genome shotgun sequence includes:
- the Cib2 gene encoding calcium and integrin-binding family member 2 isoform X3; this encodes MGNKQTIFTEEQLDNYQENPFKERIVEAFSEDGEGNLTFNDFVDMFSVLCESAPRELKANYAFKIYDFNTDNFICKEDLELTLARLTKSELDEDEVVLVCDKVIEEADLDGDGKLGFADFEDMIAKAPDFLSTFHIRI